AAAAGGTTATTACTAAGTTCAGAAAAAAGTATGTATTGTCACCATTGAATAATAGCATAGTTAATACTAATTCTTTACTAATTATTAACGAAAATAGTGCGTCATTTAATGATTTCCCTAATTTCAGGGAGTTCCATTGGTGTCAAGTGTTGAGTTCTTAGGAAGGCTATCCTATTACCTAGGTTGCATGATTCAACTGGGTCCAGGTCTCGTATAATTCCAGTAATGTATGCTGCATTAAATGTGTCACCGGCGCCAATCGTAGTCACTATATTACCTGTGTCGTATGGCTTACACCACTTAATTTTACCATTACGTACTAGGGCGGCGCCTCTACTACCCAACTTCACTATAGCAATAATACCAGTACTACCTGTAAAATTAGTCAGATTTTCCAGGTCGCCGAACAATCTCTTCATTTCATCCTCATTCATGAAGACGGTATTTGATAATCCAATTAGGCTGATTATTAAGTCCCTATTATTAATGGCAGGTCCTACATCGAGAAACACCTGGACTGAGTGTTTATGAGCAGTTCTAATCGTCTCAATAAATGTATTAACGATGCCTACTGTGAATGAGGCATAAAAACCATTGATGTATATAGCCCTTGAATTCTTAATGATGTTCTCATCAATATCATCAACGGTTAATTCCCTGCCAACACCTAGGTATCCCATGAATGCATGTCCATTATTAGTAATGATATTATTGGATATTGTTACAAAACCATGCACCCTCTTTATAAAGCCTGTATGTATACCATTGTCGTTAAGGTATTTAATGAGAATATCTGAGAATGGGTCATCACCAACCTTATCAATAACAGCGACATTGAGGCCCAATTTACGGGTCACTAAGGCCGTTGTGCATGCACCGCCAGGCGATAACGCGATTATATCTGATACTGCAACATCACCTACCTTAATAGGTAATTCCCCAACCCTATAATAAATGTCCAATACGCAGTCAGAGAGAATGACTAAATCAAACTCATTGTTTCCCATGCTCCCACGCACCAATGCTAATTCCCCTGCCAGTCTCAACACCGATTAAGTACCAGGTGAGGGATGCTGCGAATCCAACACTAAATATTACGGCCGCCAATATTAAGTATGAACTTACTGGTAGGTAGGATGATAGGAATATCACGGGTATGGAACCGCCCAGTGATATAACCCTAACAATCGCAGTATAGGAACCCCTACGCCTAGTTACCCAATACTCAGATTTCAGTGTATCTTCAGTTAGGAAGTATGTATTTATGAGAATTGAGAATAGTATGAATAGTATCCAGAAGATGTATTGGGCGTTTATGAGACTCCTTATTAGTAGTAAAATAAGCATTGAGGTAATTAGGGATCCTATTGATGAGAGAAGTAACAATGACTTTCTGCTAATGGTATCAGCAAGCATACCTATGGCGATTCCTGAAATGAGTGATGATATTGAGAATGCAAAAATAAGCCAATTAGTGAGGTTTGGGAAGTAATACGGTCCAAAGGTCAGTACTAATAGTGTGAAGCCCGTTGTGTATGACCAGCCAATTAAACCGCCTATGGCTATCCTAGTTGTTAATGATGGTAACCTTATTGTGATATTACTATTTCTATTCTTTATTAGATCAAACCTGGAATTATCATAGGGTAATCTCCTTGCCCTAAGCCAGTATGGTGATTCAGGGATTAATGACCTAAGTAGATAGAGTATTGGTATTACTATGAGTATTGTTAATCCAAGTGCGAGCTTTTGAAGAATCATGGATGATATGTTGATTAAGACCAAGGCAGTTGCTAGGGCGCCACCAAGGTTAGTGAAGTTAAGTATTAGGTAAACAATCCTACTCCTGATTCCGCTTGGGAAGTACTCATGGGCTGAGATCATCACGGTATTATACTCACCACCAACTGCAAGCATTAATATTGCGAGGGAAATCAGTAAAATCACATAGTTAATACTGAATATCAACCCCATGGAGCCAATTATGTACATTATTAATGATATGTAAAGGCTCCTCTTCCTACCAATGGTATCTGAGAGAGGGCCCATCAAGGCGCCACCCAGTAACAACCAAAGTGGTGGCCATATTGATAGTAAGGCTATTAAAGGCCTTGGTACTGAGACCCAGTTTGAGGCAATATAGGCTATGGAATATATGTAAGCCTCAATCATAGTACTTATTGAAAACACAGTAAACACTAACGTATGAATTCTACTCCATTTCTCAGACTCAATCATCATAATAGGATAACTATCCTATTTATAAGCTATACCAAAACACCATTATTGGCTCTATCGAAAACATAGGCACAATATTTTATTACTCAACGATCAGATTCCGCAGATGATTGGCGGTTTAGTAAGATTTTTTGTGTACAGGAAGTTTTTTAGAAAGCATGGTGATGGAGGTCTGATATGTGAAAATTACCATGGCATAGTAAATATGTGGGTATTACATTGAGGATAATTGTGGAAAGTAAGACTAGGGAAATGCATGGGACAGGGCAGATAAAGAGTTTTATTGCATAGGTTCACCTACTCATCGTGAAGTTAAACCTTGATAGGAATTGGATTGATTTTACTATTGAGAGTGAGGATGATTTGTACGTCATTTACCTATTGATTGATCCTGGTGATATTATTTATGGCTGGACCGTTAGGGAATTTAGAGGTAGGGAAGGTTCCAGGGGTGAAAGGATTAGGATTTACGTTGGTCTTAAGGTTGAGAACCTGGAGTACCACGCTTTCAGAGGTACGCTTAGGGTTAGAGGTGTGCTTATTGAAATTCCCGAGTGGTTTGAGGGTGCCAAGGGTAGTCACCACACAATGGAGTTATCCTATGGAATTGAGTATAGATTAGTTAAGCCCAGCGATATTGATAGGGGATTCATTAATAAGGTCCTGGAGATGTTCAGTGGTGCATCAATAAGTGTATTGCTGGTTTCGGTCTCTATGGAGGAGGTTGCGGTTGCCCACATTCGTAGATTCGGTAGGGAGTTACTTGGGACAATACCAATACAAGGTGGTGGTAAGGAGGGTGAGGACTCCCTTGATAGGTTTAGGAGATCCCTTAGGAACGCACTTACTCAGGTTAAGCAGTGGGTACAGGTTAGGAGACCTACGCATATCGTGGTTGTTGGTAATCATATGACACTTTCAATGGCTAAGGACGTGATTAATGAGGAATTGGGTAAGTTGGGGATACAGGTTATTTATCATGAGCAGGGTGAGGGTGGTTTAGCCGGTATTTATGAGTTTGAGAGGGTTGGTGTTGATGTTCTTAGGAAGCTGAATATAAGTCTTGGACAGGAGTATGTGGATGAAGTATTTAGTAGGTTAGGTATGGGTAATGGACTGGTCGCTGTGGGCGTCGATGAGGTTAGGAAGGCGCTTGAGTTTGGTGCTGTGGAAACCCTGATTGTTCTTGATGAGACGTATAAGGAAAAAGGTTATGAAATGAGGAATTTAATTAGCATGGTATTAAGGACTAGGGCTAACCTAGTGATAATACCATCAAGTACTGAGAGCGGTGAGAGATTGAGGAGTATTGGTGGTATAACTGCGCTATTGAGGTTCCCTATTTCTTCTCAGACTTAGTTCCCTCAGTCTTTGTTGGTTCCTGGTTAATTATTTGCGTTATCTTATCATAAGCCTCTAGGATTAGCACCATTGATCTAACAAGCTCATTTATTCTATCAATGTCCTTGGTCTCCTTAAGCTCATTATTTATCATAACAAGTCTTTCATATAGCGTATTCCTAATGTCCATAAGGCCGTACCTAATCATGACCTCCTTTTCCTCAGCATCAGACCTGACAATTACCACGGGTCTATCACAATTAGCACAGTAATACTCACCAGTCTTCAACTTAAGCAATGGTGTTCCGCAGACTGGGCATGTATAACTCGTCAGCGTCGCCCCAGCCCTAATCAACTGAGCCATCTTCTTAGCAACCAAATCCCTACTACTAACATTCACGATGCCTAAACTAACACAACCTGCTTATAAACCCAACGAAGCAATGCCCAAGTTAAGTATTTTAAACCTTGAATAGGTTCTTCGTTAAGTGATGAGTGACATGCCATGTGACTGGTGATCGATCCTGGGGTACCTGACCATACCTGCACTAAGGAATAAGGTTAATAGAGTCTAATTACATGCGGCATCCGTGGAGTATAGAGTATTTGGTAAGACCGGCATTAAGGTATCCATAATGGGCATGGGTACTTACTACGACCCAGGCTGGATAATACTATCAAGGCTCGGGATAAGGCCTGGCTACGAGAGGAAGCTCAAGGCCCTTAGGGTTGGTCTGGATGGTGGAATTAACTTTATAGATACGGCGGAGATTTACGGCTCGGAACCATTGGTTGGCGAGACTATCAAGGACTTCAACAGGGAGGATTTGTTCATAGCCACTAAGGTCTGGCCAACGCACTTGAAGTACGACGTCGTTATAAAGGCTGCGAAGAGGAGCCTTGAAAGGCTCGGTGTTAAGTACGTAGACCTATACCAAATACACTTCCCGAATAGGAGGATTCCAATCACGGAGACCATGAGGGCCATGGAGTACCTAGTCGATACCGGATTAATAAGGTTCATTGGACTAAGCAACTTCAATCTCAACCAAATAATCGAGGCGCAGGGCGCCCTTAAGAAGTATGAAATAGCCTCCATACAAATGCCCTATAGCCTAATGGATAGGGCTATCGAGAAGGATATAATACCCTACGCCAGGAAAAACGGAATGGCCGTAATAGCCTACTACCCACTTGACCATGGCAAACTCATTAGGAGCATTCCAAGGGATATCATTGATCTGGTTAGTAAGAATCATGGACCAAAGACACCTGCCCAGATAGCCCTTAACTGGATAATCACTAAGCACGAACATGTATTCCCAATACCCAGGGCCTCAAATCCTGATCACGTAAGGGAGAACCTTGGTGCCGTGGGCTGGAGATTGAGTCAGGAGGAGATTGAGAAACTGGAGAACATTAATTTATAATAAATTTTGAGGAGATAAGGACCACGTAATCCACGTGAGTCTCATAGATAGGAGAAAGTTCATAAAGCTATTATTAGCGGCAGGTTTTAATAATGAAGTTGCTTATTCTAATCACTGGCTCAACGTTGGATCGATTATTAACATTAGGCACAATAACCCTTGGCGCAGTGAGCATGGGGCATGAGGTTGCCATTTATGCCACCCAATCAGCATCCTTTGTCTTCCTTAAGGATTACGCAGATAAGATTGGTAACTACGCGGGTAATTCCTCGCTGGGTATGTTAATTAATGGTGTCATTAATGGTTATAACAATGCCGTAATTAACGGTAAATTTTTCAAGTGGCATGAGATGATTAGGCAGGCCAGAGAGATCGGTAATGTGAAGGTCTATGTCTGTACCCAGCCCTTTGAGTTGGCAGGTATTAAGGTTAATTTAGGTGGTTTTCTTGACATTGTTGATGAACTGGTTATGATTGGTAAATACATTGAATTGCTTGAGTGGTGTGATAAGTCGGTCTCGCTTTGAATTTAAATAAATTTATTTAAATTTAAATGAATGTTAAACTGTGCAAAAACAGCACTGATTTAAGGCTATATAAAGCGTTACGTTGGTATAATGCCGTGAAATTCATGAAAGTAAGTAATGATAGGTACATGTTAGATGCCAGGGGTTATGCCTGTCCATACCCACAGGTCTTTACGTTGAAGGTTATTAAGGAGTTGAAAGAGAACTCGATAATAGAGGTTCTCGTTGATAACCCAGCGAGTTGTGATAACGTTCCGGCGGCTGTTAGGAAGCTTGGTCACGAGGTTCTTGAGGTTAACCAGGAGGGTAATTACTGGAGGATTGTGGTTAGGAAACGGTGATTAAGATGAGGGAGGATAGAATAAGTGTGTTTAGGGAAAGGTTGGATAAATACCTGAATCTTGGAATTAACTTGCTATCCCTTGCCATTGGTTGTTCAGTTAAGGTTGACCTATACGATACGTTGTACCCAGCCCTCTCACTTGTTAACAATGAGATAGCTAAGTTGAACATAGAGATACAACCAAGGGAGGATGTAGCCGTGCTAAGGAGTAATGGTGATTACTCATTGGTCAGGAGGATATACGATATAAGTGGTAATGGTGTGAATAAGGATGAATTAATTAGTATTAATCCATCAGTGGCATTATTGCTATTGCAGGTTCACCAATCACGTGCGTCATCACCGAAGGAATTTGCAAGTTCAATAATAAGCCTATATAGGAGGTTAGGGAGTTCGCCGGTTCGGGTTAGGATTGGTAAGGGCCACTCAATAGTCTCGACTAAGGAGAAGGCTGAGTTTGCCCTTATCGACTTCATAGGTACGAAGAGCGGTAATGAGTACTTATTGGCTAATAATGATACAATACAGATAATTGACCCGACAGAAGACCCAGGTAGTTATAGACAGGTGGCTACCGCAGTGAGCAATGCATTAAATGATTTATTCATAAAGGGTGTATATAGGGATATAACGATATACCCAGTCTACGATGCACCAATTGAGGATTTAAGGGAGAAGTTAACGAGGAGCTTTAAGGAATTTAGTAGTAAGTGGGACTTTCAATTAAATGCTAATGTTATACAACCAAGGGTTAACTATCTATTGATGGGCGCAACCGTGGTTGGTACATTAGATAAGGAACCACCAATGTTTTATGATAATATTAAGGCCGGTTTTAAGATACTCGTCACTAGGTCATTTGGCGAGCTTTCCATAATATCTACGTATTTAACGACTCACGTTGATGAATCAATAATAGATGAGCTTGAACGTAATGTTATGAGTATTGAGGATCTTGAGAAATTGAAGACTAAAATAATGGACTCTCTCTCAAGACCTAACATCGAAATAGCCAGAGTGATAAGTAAGTACTTACCTGAAATAGGCGAGGCGTTTAGAGAGGACGAGCATATAGCGGCCACGGTAGACGTATCGGGACCCGGCATATTCGTATTTAAGGAATTAGCTGAGCAGGCTAATGTAGATGTTGCTCTGTACAACATACCATTAATATCACCTGAAATTGCGAAATTCGCTGCTGAACACTACATAATCACCGATGCCACGGCGGGTACTAATGGAGCTATAGCAATCGTGGCTAGTAAGGACGTTATTGATTCGTTGATTAGGAATTTGAGGGGCATTGAGGATGTGCAACCCATGGTAATTGGCGAGGTCATGGGCAGGGGGTCTGGCAAGCTATTCGTGCCAGATTACATAACAAGGTATATAACGAGTAAATCATTATTAATGAAGCTCACTATGAACATCGACGTATTAAGAAGCCTAAGGAGGCAACAAGTCAGGTGCGAGAAGGTAAGGGTTGAGGCGAGGGTCCTTGGCAATGTGCAGGGTGTTGGATTTAGACCAACACTACGTAGGCAAGCTCTATCCCTTGGATTAACCGGGTATGTGAGGAACCTTCTAGACGGCTCGGTTGAAGTAGTTGCTGAGGGTTGTAAGGAGGATGTGATGGCGTTTATCGAGTGGATTAGGTCGAGTCCTGTTGGTTCAGTTCAGACTATAAATTACATGATTAAGCAATATTATGGGGAGTTCAACGAGTTCGAAATAAGGTAATTAACCTGATGATCAGTCATGCATGAACCATGCCTTATAAACTTATTGGCTCAGTTAGTAATCAGCACACGCGTAAGCATTTTTATGCATGCCATTAATTATGTGTGAATAATATGACCAGTGTTATTGATGTTAGGGGTTTTCAATGTCCAACGCCGGTTACAATCGTCGCCAATGCGGTGGATAAGGCTGAGGCAGGATCAACACTTACGGTAATAACGGACGACTTCATATGCTTCATGATGATACAGAGGATATTGAAGATTCTCAATGTGGAGATTAGGGAGGCCGTGCAGTTGGATGATGGTAATTATAGGATAGTCGTTATTAAGCTCCATAAAGGCACTCAATAATCTATGATTAGCACTGATTTTAATTCCCAGTAAATACGTATATTCAATGCCAACAATGGCCTTTAAGGTGCTTTATGATGGATCATTATTTAGCGGATTTACGGGTGGTACTAACTCCATTGAGTATTATCTGAGGAGGGCCATTAGGTACTTCATTAAGGACTTTGGGTTAAGTAAGGCCTCAAGGACTGATCCAGGGGTTAGTGCCGTTGGTAATGTAATTTCGATAAAATATGATGACGGCATTAGGTTGATGCCTGGTATGTTAAATTCCAGGTTGCCGAATGGGATTAGGGTGTGGGCTTGGGCTGAGGTTAGTGATGATTTTCACGCAAGGGCTGCTGTGTCTAGGACGTACGTTTATGTAATGCCCTGGCTCTACGAGGATGTTGATCTAATGAGAAGGGCGACGGAATTATTTGTGGGTGTTCATGATCTGTCTAATTTCCAGGTTAAGGAGAGGGGTGTGCCGACCACGGTAATGATAAGTAGCGTTAATGTTGAGAGACTTGGTGATTACCTGGTTTTTACTATTGTTGGTAAGGGATTTAGGAATAAAATGATTAGGAAGATTGTTAATGCAATTAGGATGGTTGGCATAAGCAACTTAACACTGGATGAGCTAAGGGATTTAATAGAGTTAAGGGTTAGGAGACCAATACCTCCTGCATCACCTTATGGACTATTATTACTAAGTGTTAGTTATGGTGCTAAAGAACCAAAGTGGATCTTACATGATGATGGTGTCTCATACGCAATTAATTATCTAGTTAATAGGTGGCATAATTCATTATCGAATTCATTTGTTATTTTAAAAATTCTTCATGAATTTATGGATATAAATAAATTATTTATTCATATTTAAACATAACATGGACCAAATGTTTAAATAATAAATAAAATAATAGTAAACGGGAGTTTTGTGGCATATTTCGACATTGAAATGGCCTGTAAGGAGGGTTTTGGTGAACGTAAGCTAGTCTCCATGATTCAACAACGGATTAATTCCCTATCCTGGGACCTAGATACTAACGAGCAGGATTTCCTTACGAGCTATGCTTATCAAGATCTAAGATATTATCTATTATATAAGTTCGGATTGCTTAACCTAGATAGTGAAAATGCATCCTTTGAATTATGTAAGAGGATTTTAAGGGATGAGGATTCCATTACGAAGATTGTTGATGAATGGTTTAGTTGGTGGGTGGTTAAGTGGAGACAGAGGGTTAAGTTAGTATTCAGTGAGAGTGAGCAGGTGAATTCTGATGATAATACGAGCTTAATGGCTAATGTTGATAGTATTCTTAAGAATATTCCGAAGAAACTAATCGAGAAGTTACGTAGAGAGATTGTGATCGAACTAATAAGGCAGAACGAGGTTTGCAGCCTTGATGTAGTTTCTGATTTTATATTAAGGACGACGCTTAATGATCTTGTTAATGAGTATGGAAAGGATGGAATTATAAAACTAATAATTACTGATATAACGAGCATACGCCTAAGATTATTAAGAAGAATAATGGAAGTAAAGGATTCTAATCAACCGCTCGTAATTCTTAGGGTTAAGATTAACTCATCACAACCATACCAGGGAGCACAATAACAATAATGACCACTTACTATAAATCATACAGGAAAGGAATGATTAAAGTAGCCATTGCATATCCATCTAGCATAAGGGTTGCGCTCCAATCATTATCAGTGCATATAATCCGGAAATTACTGAGTGAGTATCCTAATGTATATGCAGACTTCGTATTCATAGGCAATAATGGACAATCCATAACAAAATCACTTAAGGATTTTGATGTGGTTATCTTCTCTGTGCATTATGAGCTTGATTACCCACGCATACTAAAGATGATGGAGATTAGTGGCATAAACCCATATAGCTCTCAAAGAGGTATTAATGATCCATTAATAGTAATGGGTGGTCCAACGCTAATAGCTAACCCTGAACCCATGGCGCCCTTCGCTGATATAATACTTATTGGTGATGCTGAGGTCTTAATTCCCAAGTTCATGGAGCATTACATGGAATACGGTAAGGATATTGAAGAATATGTAAATCTAACTGGTTTTTACATTCCATCACTTGGTAAGCATATTGTAAGTAAGGCGTTTGCTAAGGACTTATCATATTCCATAAAATTAATTCATGATACTGCAATTGAACTAGGCCTCAGTAATGTTAAATCAGTATTCAGTCATTCAGCAATACTTGAGGTTATGAGAGGTTGCCCGAGAGGTTGCCTATTCTGTATGGAGGGTTTCATTGGAAGACCTGTTAGGTATGCTAACATCAATTCAATTAAGAATATAGTGCTTAGAGATGCTAATAAAGATAAGAAAATAATTAACGGAGTATCACTAATGGGGCTTTCCGTAACTGATCATCCAGGCTTTAAGGACTTAATGGATTTTCTTGTGAATAACCTAGGGTTGAGCGTGTCAGTTCCTTCCCTACGTGTTGATTCTCTAGATGAAGATACGATTAAGTTAATTGTAAGGGGCGGCCAAAAAGTCCTTACTATAGCTCCTGAGTCAAGTGAGAGATTAAGGAGGGCATTAGGTAAAGGTTTCTCTGATGATGATATTGCTAGCATCGTTATAAGTGCGATGAATGCGGGTATTGATCACATGAAGCTTTACTTCATGGTTGGATTACCTGGTGAAACTAATGATGATGTGGAATCAATAATAAACTTACTACTAAGACTTAAGAGACTTGGTATTAAATATTCTCTCTCGGTTAATCCATGGATACCTAAGCCACATACCCCATTACAGTGGCTGCCAATGGCTAGTGATGATGTGATTAATAGTAGGGTTAAGGTTTTGGAGGATTTACGAACATACATTGAATTCTCAACATATAATATACTTGATGCTAAGGTTCAGGCTTTATTATCGCTTGGGGATAGGGATGTTGGTGACCTGGTATTTGAGGCTTCATTAACAGGGCTCGATAGGGGTTCCTGGAGGAGACTACTTAGGAAATATGAGAATTTACTTAATAAGTATGTATATTCATGGAAGCCACTTAATAGTGAGTTGCCCTGGAGTCACATAAGGATTCCAGGTATTGAAGAACAGAGTCTCAAGGTATTATTACTTAGGTACCTTAAGGAAGTTAATATCAGTATTTCAATTAATTAAAATAATATTATTTAAAATTGAAATAGCTTCAAGATAAATCAAATAATAATTATAATATATAACTAGGTTTAAATAGTATATTTAATTTTAAATAATATAGTTACTTTATTTACGTAAATCTTTTAAATTAAATCATTAGCGCCACTGTGGTGAACATATGACCTGGAATGGTGTGCACTTTAATCTGAACACAATAATACCCTGGTACGTCATACTCATATGGATACTGCTCTATTTCGCATTACTCGCATGGGCCTGGAGACCAAAGGAGGGTAGACCCTTCGGTAATTTCAAGACCATTGACTTCGTTTACGTAGCATTAATAGCTGCATTACTTATCGTCTATAACTTCTTTATATCACCATTAATACCTAAGGTTGGTACAGTAACAACATACTTCTATTACCCAATCATTGGCGAGATGTTCCTGGTAATGTTGGCGGCAGCCCTAGTTGGTAAACCTGGTTCTGCAGGATTAACAATGTTCATTTACACTCTTCTTTCTGATATTATTCATTATGGCTTCGGCGGTGAACCATTCTGGTTCCTTTATGAGGTTACGTCGTATGCCGCAATAATTGATCTATGGTTAATATATAGGGGTAGGTATTACATGATGCCGTTTAGAGGCGTTTTTAAGGGTGCAATTGGTTCTAAGACGGGTGATAGTGAATCTGTAGCTAGTGAGGAGTTAGAGGAAGAGTTGAAACCTGCTAAGGCGTTGTTCATTATTGATGCCGTATTGGGTGGTATCACTATATCAATAGCATACCCGTTCTGGTGGAGAGGTTTCTGGGGACCATTCGTACTTGGAATCTCGTATACACCAAGTTTTTGGTTCATAACAACCGTAGCCAGCATAGGTGCCGGTATTGTACTTGGTCTCGTGGTTGCCCCATTCATTTACTACATTAAGAAGGTACTGACCTAGGGGGATGTATGGCAAAAATCATTAAAATCAATAACCTCTTTGTTCGTTATTTTGGTTCCGATAAACCCGTTCTTAGGGGCTTATCACTTGAAATTGAGGAAGGTGAATTCGTGCTCCTTGTTGGTAGAACAGGCTCTGGGAAATCCACGTTGCTTAACGTAATAAATGGTGTTATACCAAACATAATAAGTGCGACCGTTAGGGGTTCAGTTAATGTGGCTAATCATGATCCAAGAAAAACCCCCGTCCATGAGATGGCTACAATAGTTGGCACTGTATA
This is a stretch of genomic DNA from Vulcanisaeta moutnovskia 768-28. It encodes these proteins:
- a CDS encoding sulfurtransferase TusA family protein — encoded protein: MTSVIDVRGFQCPTPVTIVANAVDKAEAGSTLTVITDDFICFMMIQRILKILNVEIREAVQLDDGNYRIVVIKLHKGTQ
- a CDS encoding SelD-related putative sulfur metabolism protein encodes the protein MREDRISVFRERLDKYLNLGINLLSLAIGCSVKVDLYDTLYPALSLVNNEIAKLNIEIQPREDVAVLRSNGDYSLVRRIYDISGNGVNKDELISINPSVALLLLQVHQSRASSPKEFASSIISLYRRLGSSPVRVRIGKGHSIVSTKEKAEFALIDFIGTKSGNEYLLANNDTIQIIDPTEDPGSYRQVATAVSNALNDLFIKGVYRDITIYPVYDAPIEDLREKLTRSFKEFSSKWDFQLNANVIQPRVNYLLMGATVVGTLDKEPPMFYDNIKAGFKILVTRSFGELSIISTYLTTHVDESIIDELERNVMSIEDLEKLKTKIMDSLSRPNIEIARVISKYLPEIGEAFREDEHIAATVDVSGPGIFVFKELAEQANVDVALYNIPLISPEIAKFAAEHYIITDATAGTNGAIAIVASKDVIDSLIRNLRGIEDVQPMVIGEVMGRGSGKLFVPDYITRYITSKSLLMKLTMNIDVLRSLRRQQVRCEKVRVEARVLGNVQGVGFRPTLRRQALSLGLTGYVRNLLDGSVEVVAEGCKEDVMAFIEWIRSSPVGSVQTINYMIKQYYGEFNEFEIR
- a CDS encoding DsrE family protein; protein product: MKLLILITGSTLDRLLTLGTITLGAVSMGHEVAIYATQSASFVFLKDYADKIGNYAGNSSLGMLINGVINGYNNAVINGKFFKWHEMIRQAREIGNVKVYVCTQPFELAGIKVNLGGFLDIVDELVMIGKYIELLEWCDKSVSL
- a CDS encoding aldo/keto reductase, producing MEYRVFGKTGIKVSIMGMGTYYDPGWIILSRLGIRPGYERKLKALRVGLDGGINFIDTAEIYGSEPLVGETIKDFNREDLFIATKVWPTHLKYDVVIKAAKRSLERLGVKYVDLYQIHFPNRRIPITETMRAMEYLVDTGLIRFIGLSNFNLNQIIEAQGALKKYEIASIQMPYSLMDRAIEKDIIPYARKNGMAVIAYYPLDHGKLIRSIPRDIIDLVSKNHGPKTPAQIALNWIITKHEHVFPIPRASNPDHVRENLGAVGWRLSQEEIEKLENINL
- a CDS encoding MFS transporter, translated to MMIESEKWSRIHTLVFTVFSISTMIEAYIYSIAYIASNWVSVPRPLIALLSIWPPLWLLLGGALMGPLSDTIGRKRSLYISLIMYIIGSMGLIFSINYVILLISLAILMLAVGGEYNTVMISAHEYFPSGIRSRIVYLILNFTNLGGALATALVLINISSMILQKLALGLTILIVIPILYLLRSLIPESPYWLRARRLPYDNSRFDLIKNRNSNITIRLPSLTTRIAIGGLIGWSYTTGFTLLVLTFGPYYFPNLTNWLIFAFSISSLISGIAIGMLADTISRKSLLLLSSIGSLITSMLILLLIRSLINAQYIFWILFILFSILINTYFLTEDTLKSEYWVTRRRGSYTAIVRVISLGGSIPVIFLSSYLPVSSYLILAAVIFSVGFAASLTWYLIGVETGRGISIGAWEHGKQ
- a CDS encoding carbohydrate kinase family protein, whose product is MRLAGELALVRGSMGNNEFDLVILSDCVLDIYYRVGELPIKVGDVAVSDIIALSPGGACTTALVTRKLGLNVAVIDKVGDDPFSDILIKYLNDNGIHTGFIKRVHGFVTISNNIITNNGHAFMGYLGVGRELTVDDIDENIIKNSRAIYINGFYASFTVGIVNTFIETIRTAHKHSVQVFLDVGPAINNRDLIISLIGLSNTVFMNEDEMKRLFGDLENLTNFTGSTGIIAIVKLGSRGAALVRNGKIKWCKPYDTGNIVTTIGAGDTFNAAYITGIIRDLDPVESCNLGNRIAFLRTQHLTPMELPEIREIIK
- a CDS encoding tRNA pseudouridine synthase A, which codes for MPTMAFKVLYDGSLFSGFTGGTNSIEYYLRRAIRYFIKDFGLSKASRTDPGVSAVGNVISIKYDDGIRLMPGMLNSRLPNGIRVWAWAEVSDDFHARAAVSRTYVYVMPWLYEDVDLMRRATELFVGVHDLSNFQVKERGVPTTVMISSVNVERLGDYLVFTIVGKGFRNKMIRKIVNAIRMVGISNLTLDELRDLIELRVRRPIPPASPYGLLLLSVSYGAKEPKWILHDDGVSYAINYLVNRWHNSLSNSFVILKILHEFMDINKLFIHI
- a CDS encoding sulfurtransferase TusA family protein, translated to MKVSNDRYMLDARGYACPYPQVFTLKVIKELKENSIIEVLVDNPASCDNVPAAVRKLGHEVLEVNQEGNYWRIVVRKR
- a CDS encoding Sjogren's syndrome/scleroderma autoantigen 1 family protein; translated protein: MNVSSRDLVAKKMAQLIRAGATLTSYTCPVCGTPLLKLKTGEYYCANCDRPVVIVRSDAEEKEVMIRYGLMDIRNTLYERLVMINNELKETKDIDRINELVRSMVLILEAYDKITQIINQEPTKTEGTKSEKK
- a CDS encoding pelota family protein; this translates as MKLNLDRNWIDFTIESEDDLYVIYLLIDPGDIIYGWTVREFRGREGSRGERIRIYVGLKVENLEYHAFRGTLRVRGVLIEIPEWFEGAKGSHHTMELSYGIEYRLVKPSDIDRGFINKVLEMFSGASISVLLVSVSMEEVAVAHIRRFGRELLGTIPIQGGGKEGEDSLDRFRRSLRNALTQVKQWVQVRRPTHIVVVGNHMTLSMAKDVINEELGKLGIQVIYHEQGEGGLAGIYEFERVGVDVLRKLNISLGQEYVDEVFSRLGMGNGLVAVGVDEVRKALEFGAVETLIVLDETYKEKGYEMRNLISMVLRTRANLVIIPSSTESGERLRSIGGITALLRFPISSQT